The following coding sequences are from one Thunnus maccoyii chromosome 17, fThuMac1.1, whole genome shotgun sequence window:
- the bub1 gene encoding mitotic checkpoint serine/threonine-protein kinase BUB1 isoform X2 yields MDVATYLQCFQSSLSSYTGDDPLDQWIKFVEYMEQRLPADCGSGMSQVFDSLVEKFLDVERYANDIRYVNHCIKCASYYSEPIALYNYIFSKGVGTRTAALYVAWAQQFEQKGLNDQADVVYQKALENQAQPAETVHHEYRQFQTRTRSQTAATGGRNPLQDSQLTNQMSSHREPAAQSKASVDCVSKSPTYTIIVSRSETSGATSSSQGFSVQTVSAYMTEELVCEGSELCFEEVRAEKYFYKLREKQEREKREITEKRLREQEEGILSIKCRLEEINQNLAACGDLSSQPSSQRLSAVETAASLNPHPTQQPFGRPGPSNYPSSRHSLGLRLHTEPTFIQRASAVPELVQQHSHTRTPDINTLSSEVSYHPSALSDRSLHSPKTTSASTDQASVIQASSAQLPVSFEQMNLSLHRPAGISAANADVPFQDDRLQRSSLENRQPQEHITPHQDVSLPAEPEEKLDVSHGGTANVSHITPNNSLGFVQATPSRVLPSPTVNTREALGVIMDMFQAPTLTEDLFNNTSVLHTAEEFDAGSPRNGGASSFTKPPTTTPFTIFQDNSDKENCSAAAPAAAEKRKPIRALAEIPLSKPDKPNETPSYLMPDESTMWGARYNSLNSLAACPNSTTDFAMLAQFVSTPFTHKTPSSSNFYQDQENNCDSGDADDDAFIRRQTKKLSPIMEYSPPDETGVSQLVPSTATQGTIVGEGLAAAQHCLTTSSITMAQPPPPAVLSFRDQTLCPTNSSIARTTGPGWEVYTSPEQPPKPASLTSHNPESSVRPSSEPFTIMEDLDKPTSPERARKPAYDVPMSPECAPKPDWLIVRSPEVRGELDLDAFLSPCRLKKADTVPTESLDIPMSPQQQQPQLCADVPMSPVQPQFSTVDEPMMSPGRGLSLRADVSMNPTTPRAARTGSTQQVSDPWDNALISNLLSTLSPPLTSHPHCITWQCSIPNITPKMTISMGKASLRVDCVLGEGAFATVYQATDPMTSEKMVLKVQKPANPWEFYINTQLDARLQPGIRHLYSSTHSAHFFNNGSVLLGKLHNYGTLLNAVNIYKTLSDKVMPQPLVMYFTICILHMVEQLHSIRIIHADVKPDNFMLGERFLENNCFDSESVDHGLVLIDLGQSIDMELFPEGTAFTAKCLTSGFQCTEMLSGKPWNYQTDYFGIAGTVYCMLFGTYMEVVNEDGVWKTNGVFRRNPHSDLWLEFFHTMLNVPDCGSLPSLQSLRCKLTSVLQQNYSSKLPTLKRRLVVLLLESRKASRR; encoded by the exons GCAGTTTGAACAGAAAGGACTAAATGATCAGGCTGATGTAGTGTACCAGAAAGCACTGGAAAACCAAGCCCAGCCAGCCGAGACCGTGCACCATGAATACAG GCAGTTTCAAACGAGAACCAGAAGCCAGACAGCAGCAACAG GAGGTCGAAACCCTTTGCAGGACTCCCAGTTAACCAATCAGATGTCATCCCATAGAGAGCCCGCTGCTCAGAgcaag GCGTCTGTGGATTGTGTGTCCAAATCACCTACATACACCATAAT agtctCCCGCTCCGAGACTTCAGGGGCAACTTCCTCCAGTCAAGGCTTCAGCGTTCAGACCGTGTCGGCGTACATGACAGAAGAACTCGTGTGCGAAGGATCCGAATTATGCTTCGAGGAGGTCCGAGCGGAAAAGTACTTCTATAAGCTCAGAGAGAAGCAGGAACGGGAGAAGAGAGAAATCA CGGAGAAGAGACTAagggagcaggaggagggcATCCTGAGCATTAAATGTAGGTTGGAGGAAATTAATCAGAATCTCGCAGCCTGTGGAGATTTAAGCAGCCAGCCTTCATCACAGAGG CTCTCTGCAGTAGAAACAGCTGCTAGTCTGAACCCTCATCCTACCCAGCAACCCTTCGGACGTCCTGGACCTTCAAACTATCCGAGCAGCAGGCACTCTCTCGGCTTGAGGTTACACACGGAGCCGACCTTCATTCAAAGGGCCAGCGCCGTCCCCGAACTTGTTCAACAGCACAGCCACACCAGGACACCGGACATAAACACTCTGAGCTCAGAGGTATCTTATCATCCCTCGGCGCTGTCTGACAGGAGCCTTCATTCGCCCAAAACAACCTCAGCGTCAACAGATCAAGCGTCCGTCATCCAGGCCTCATCAGCTCAGCTGCCTGTGAGCTTCGAGCAGATGAACCTGTCGCTCCACAGACCGGCTGGTATCTCCGCCGCGAACGCCGACGTTCCCTTCCAGGACGATCGACTTCAGCGCAGCAGCTTGGAGAACCGTCAACCCCAGGAGCACATCACCCCGCATCA GGATGTGAGTCTTCCAGCAGAGCCTGAGGAGAAACTTGATG TGTCACACGGAGGTACGGCCAACGTGTCTCACATCACTCCTAACAATTCACTGGGGTTTGTTCAGGCCACACCGTCAAGGGTGCTACCGTCACCCACTGTCAACACACGGGAAGCACTGG GTGTGATCATGGACATGTTCCAGGCCCCGACTCTTACAGAAGACTTGTTCAACAACACGTCAGTGCTCCACACCGCTGAGGAGTTTGATGCTGGATCTCCAAGAAACG GAGGCGCCTCCTCGTTCACCAAACCTCCCACCACAACCCCGTTCACTATCTTCCAGGACAACAGTGACAAAGAAAACTGCAG tgctgctgctcctgctgcggCGGAGAAGCGTAAACCAATCAGAGCTCTGGCTGAAATCCCGCTGTCTAAACCAGACAAACCTAAC GAGACTCCTTCATATCTGATGCCGGACGAGAGCACCATGTGGGGAGCTCGCTACAACTCCCTCAACTCGCTGGCTGCTTGTCCCAACAGCACCACAGACTTCGCCATGTTGGCCCAGTTTGTTTCCACTCCGTTCACACACAAAACTCCTTCCAGCAGCAACTTTTACCAGGATCAAG agAACAACTGCGATAGCGGAGACGCTGATGATGACGCCTTTATCAGACGTCAAACCAAGAAACTCAG CCCCATCATGGAGTACAGTCCTCCTGATGAGACGGGCGTCAGTCAGCTCGTCCCCTCAACAGCGACACAAGGCACCATCGTGGGTGAAGGGCTCGCCGCAGCTCAACACTGCTTgaccacctcctccatcaccatggcgcagcctcctcctccagctgttcTGTCCTTCAGAGACCAGACACTCTGTCCCACCAACTCGTCCATCGCCAGGACAACAGGACCCGGCTGGGAAGTGTACACGAGCCCTGAGCAGCCTCCTAAACCGGCCTCTCTGACCTCGCATAACCCTGAGAGTTCAGTCAGACCCAGTAGTGAACCTTTTACAATCATGGAAGATTTAGATAAACCCACCAGCCCAGAACGTGCCCGCAAACCAGCCTATGATGTTCCCATGAGCCCAGAGTGCGCTCCCAAACCAGACTGGCTGATTGTCAGAAGCCCTGAGGTCAGAGGCGAGCTGGACTTGGACGCCTTCCTGAGTCCATGCAGGCTCAAGAAAGCAGACACCGTCCCCACCGAGAGCCTGGACATCCCCATGAgtccgcagcagcagcagccgcagctCTGTGCCGATGTGCCCATGAGCCCGGTACAGCCACAGTTCAGCACTGTGGACGAACCCATGATGAGTCCAGGCAGAGGCCTGAGTCTCCGCGCTGACGTTTCCATGAACCCAACAACACCCAGGGCAGCCAGGACGGGAAGCACCCAGCAGGTGTCCGACCCCTGGGACAATGCACTGATCTCTAATCTGCTGTCAACACTGTCCCCGCCTCTCACCTCTCACCCTCACTGCATCACCTGGCAGTGCAGCATACCCAACATCACCCCCAAGATGACCATCAGCATGG GAAAGGCGTCCCTGCGAGTAGACTGCGTCCTCGGAGAAGGTGCTTTCGCCACCGTTTACCAGGCGACTGACCCCATGACATCAGAGAAGATGGTTTTGAAG GTTCAGAAACCAGCGAATCCCTGGGAGTTCTACATCAACACTCAGCTGGACGCCCGGCTGCAGCCCGGCATCCGTCACCTCTACAGCAGCACCCACTCCGCTCACTTCTTCAACAACGGCAGCGTGCTGCTCGGCAAGCTGCACAACTACGGCACTCTGCTG AACGCAGTGAACATCTATAAAACCCTGAGCGATAAGGTGATGCCTCAGCCTCTGGTCATGTACTTCACCATCTGTATTCTGCACATGGTGGAGCAGCTGCACAGCATCCGAATCATCCACGCTGACGTCAAACCTGACAACTTTATGCTGGGAGAGAG gtTCTTGGAGAACAATTGCTTCGATTCGGAGAGCGTGGACCACGGCCTCGTCCTGATCGACCTCGGACAGAGCATCGACATGGAGCTCTTCCCAGAAGGCACCGCTTTCACCGCCAAGTGTTTGACGTCAGGCTTCCAATGTACCGAGATGCTCAGCGGGAAACCGTGGAACTATCAG ACGGACTACTTTGGAATCGCAGGGACGGTCTACTGCATGCTGTTTGGGACGTACATGGAGGTCGTTAACGAAGACGGCGTGTGGAAGACAAACGGTGTATTTAGAAG AAACCCCCACAGCGACTTGTGGCTAGAGTTCTTCCACACGATGCTGAACGTACCGGACTGCGGTTCTCTGCCGAGCCTGCAGAGCCTCCGCTGCAAACTGACGTCCGTCCTGCAGCAGAACTACAGCAGCAAGCTGCCGACGCTGAAGAGGCGcctggtggtgctgctgctggagagtCGCAAGGCATCTCGCAGATGA
- the bub1 gene encoding mitotic checkpoint serine/threonine-protein kinase BUB1 isoform X3: MDVATYLQCFQSSLSSYTGDDPLDQWIKFVEYMEQRLPADCGSGMSQVFDSLVEKFLDVERYANDIRYVNHCIKCASYYSEPIALYNYIFSKGVGTRTAALYVAWAQQFEQKGLNDQADVVYQKALENQAQPAETVHHEYRQFQTRTRSQTAATAGGRNPLQDSQLTNQMSSHREPAAQSKASVDCVSKSPTYTIIVSRSETSGATSSSQGFSVQTVSAYMTEELVCEGSELCFEEVRAEKYFYKLREKQEREKREITEKRLREQEEGILSIKCRLEEINQNLAACGDLSSQPSSQRLSAVETAASLNPHPTQQPFGRPGPSNYPSSRHSLGLRLHTEPTFIQRASAVPELVQQHSHTRTPDINTLSSEVSYHPSALSDRSLHSPKTTSASTDQASVIQASSAQLPVSFEQMNLSLHRPAGISAANADVPFQDDRLQRSSLENRQPQEHITPHQDVSLPAEPEEKLDGVIMDMFQAPTLTEDLFNNTSVLHTAEEFDAGSPRNGGASSFTKPPTTTPFTIFQDNSDKENCSAAAPAAAEKRKPIRALAEIPLSKPDKPNETPSYLMPDESTMWGARYNSLNSLAACPNSTTDFAMLAQFVSTPFTHKTPSSSNFYQDQENNCDSGDADDDAFIRRQTKKLSPIMEYSPPDETGVSQLVPSTATQGTIVGEGLAAAQHCLTTSSITMAQPPPPAVLSFRDQTLCPTNSSIARTTGPGWEVYTSPEQPPKPASLTSHNPESSVRPSSEPFTIMEDLDKPTSPERARKPAYDVPMSPECAPKPDWLIVRSPEVRGELDLDAFLSPCRLKKADTVPTESLDIPMSPQQQQPQLCADVPMSPVQPQFSTVDEPMMSPGRGLSLRADVSMNPTTPRAARTGSTQQVSDPWDNALISNLLSTLSPPLTSHPHCITWQCSIPNITPKMTISMGKASLRVDCVLGEGAFATVYQATDPMTSEKMVLKVQKPANPWEFYINTQLDARLQPGIRHLYSSTHSAHFFNNGSVLLGKLHNYGTLLNAVNIYKTLSDKVMPQPLVMYFTICILHMVEQLHSIRIIHADVKPDNFMLGERFLENNCFDSESVDHGLVLIDLGQSIDMELFPEGTAFTAKCLTSGFQCTEMLSGKPWNYQTDYFGIAGTVYCMLFGTYMEVVNEDGVWKTNGVFRRNPHSDLWLEFFHTMLNVPDCGSLPSLQSLRCKLTSVLQQNYSSKLPTLKRRLVVLLLESRKASRR; this comes from the exons GCAGTTTGAACAGAAAGGACTAAATGATCAGGCTGATGTAGTGTACCAGAAAGCACTGGAAAACCAAGCCCAGCCAGCCGAGACCGTGCACCATGAATACAG GCAGTTTCAAACGAGAACCAGAAGCCAGACAGCAGCAACAG CAGGAGGTCGAAACCCTTTGCAGGACTCCCAGTTAACCAATCAGATGTCATCCCATAGAGAGCCCGCTGCTCAGAgcaag GCGTCTGTGGATTGTGTGTCCAAATCACCTACATACACCATAAT agtctCCCGCTCCGAGACTTCAGGGGCAACTTCCTCCAGTCAAGGCTTCAGCGTTCAGACCGTGTCGGCGTACATGACAGAAGAACTCGTGTGCGAAGGATCCGAATTATGCTTCGAGGAGGTCCGAGCGGAAAAGTACTTCTATAAGCTCAGAGAGAAGCAGGAACGGGAGAAGAGAGAAATCA CGGAGAAGAGACTAagggagcaggaggagggcATCCTGAGCATTAAATGTAGGTTGGAGGAAATTAATCAGAATCTCGCAGCCTGTGGAGATTTAAGCAGCCAGCCTTCATCACAGAGG CTCTCTGCAGTAGAAACAGCTGCTAGTCTGAACCCTCATCCTACCCAGCAACCCTTCGGACGTCCTGGACCTTCAAACTATCCGAGCAGCAGGCACTCTCTCGGCTTGAGGTTACACACGGAGCCGACCTTCATTCAAAGGGCCAGCGCCGTCCCCGAACTTGTTCAACAGCACAGCCACACCAGGACACCGGACATAAACACTCTGAGCTCAGAGGTATCTTATCATCCCTCGGCGCTGTCTGACAGGAGCCTTCATTCGCCCAAAACAACCTCAGCGTCAACAGATCAAGCGTCCGTCATCCAGGCCTCATCAGCTCAGCTGCCTGTGAGCTTCGAGCAGATGAACCTGTCGCTCCACAGACCGGCTGGTATCTCCGCCGCGAACGCCGACGTTCCCTTCCAGGACGATCGACTTCAGCGCAGCAGCTTGGAGAACCGTCAACCCCAGGAGCACATCACCCCGCATCA GGATGTGAGTCTTCCAGCAGAGCCTGAGGAGAAACTTGATG GTGTGATCATGGACATGTTCCAGGCCCCGACTCTTACAGAAGACTTGTTCAACAACACGTCAGTGCTCCACACCGCTGAGGAGTTTGATGCTGGATCTCCAAGAAACG GAGGCGCCTCCTCGTTCACCAAACCTCCCACCACAACCCCGTTCACTATCTTCCAGGACAACAGTGACAAAGAAAACTGCAG tgctgctgctcctgctgcggCGGAGAAGCGTAAACCAATCAGAGCTCTGGCTGAAATCCCGCTGTCTAAACCAGACAAACCTAAC GAGACTCCTTCATATCTGATGCCGGACGAGAGCACCATGTGGGGAGCTCGCTACAACTCCCTCAACTCGCTGGCTGCTTGTCCCAACAGCACCACAGACTTCGCCATGTTGGCCCAGTTTGTTTCCACTCCGTTCACACACAAAACTCCTTCCAGCAGCAACTTTTACCAGGATCAAG agAACAACTGCGATAGCGGAGACGCTGATGATGACGCCTTTATCAGACGTCAAACCAAGAAACTCAG CCCCATCATGGAGTACAGTCCTCCTGATGAGACGGGCGTCAGTCAGCTCGTCCCCTCAACAGCGACACAAGGCACCATCGTGGGTGAAGGGCTCGCCGCAGCTCAACACTGCTTgaccacctcctccatcaccatggcgcagcctcctcctccagctgttcTGTCCTTCAGAGACCAGACACTCTGTCCCACCAACTCGTCCATCGCCAGGACAACAGGACCCGGCTGGGAAGTGTACACGAGCCCTGAGCAGCCTCCTAAACCGGCCTCTCTGACCTCGCATAACCCTGAGAGTTCAGTCAGACCCAGTAGTGAACCTTTTACAATCATGGAAGATTTAGATAAACCCACCAGCCCAGAACGTGCCCGCAAACCAGCCTATGATGTTCCCATGAGCCCAGAGTGCGCTCCCAAACCAGACTGGCTGATTGTCAGAAGCCCTGAGGTCAGAGGCGAGCTGGACTTGGACGCCTTCCTGAGTCCATGCAGGCTCAAGAAAGCAGACACCGTCCCCACCGAGAGCCTGGACATCCCCATGAgtccgcagcagcagcagccgcagctCTGTGCCGATGTGCCCATGAGCCCGGTACAGCCACAGTTCAGCACTGTGGACGAACCCATGATGAGTCCAGGCAGAGGCCTGAGTCTCCGCGCTGACGTTTCCATGAACCCAACAACACCCAGGGCAGCCAGGACGGGAAGCACCCAGCAGGTGTCCGACCCCTGGGACAATGCACTGATCTCTAATCTGCTGTCAACACTGTCCCCGCCTCTCACCTCTCACCCTCACTGCATCACCTGGCAGTGCAGCATACCCAACATCACCCCCAAGATGACCATCAGCATGG GAAAGGCGTCCCTGCGAGTAGACTGCGTCCTCGGAGAAGGTGCTTTCGCCACCGTTTACCAGGCGACTGACCCCATGACATCAGAGAAGATGGTTTTGAAG GTTCAGAAACCAGCGAATCCCTGGGAGTTCTACATCAACACTCAGCTGGACGCCCGGCTGCAGCCCGGCATCCGTCACCTCTACAGCAGCACCCACTCCGCTCACTTCTTCAACAACGGCAGCGTGCTGCTCGGCAAGCTGCACAACTACGGCACTCTGCTG AACGCAGTGAACATCTATAAAACCCTGAGCGATAAGGTGATGCCTCAGCCTCTGGTCATGTACTTCACCATCTGTATTCTGCACATGGTGGAGCAGCTGCACAGCATCCGAATCATCCACGCTGACGTCAAACCTGACAACTTTATGCTGGGAGAGAG gtTCTTGGAGAACAATTGCTTCGATTCGGAGAGCGTGGACCACGGCCTCGTCCTGATCGACCTCGGACAGAGCATCGACATGGAGCTCTTCCCAGAAGGCACCGCTTTCACCGCCAAGTGTTTGACGTCAGGCTTCCAATGTACCGAGATGCTCAGCGGGAAACCGTGGAACTATCAG ACGGACTACTTTGGAATCGCAGGGACGGTCTACTGCATGCTGTTTGGGACGTACATGGAGGTCGTTAACGAAGACGGCGTGTGGAAGACAAACGGTGTATTTAGAAG AAACCCCCACAGCGACTTGTGGCTAGAGTTCTTCCACACGATGCTGAACGTACCGGACTGCGGTTCTCTGCCGAGCCTGCAGAGCCTCCGCTGCAAACTGACGTCCGTCCTGCAGCAGAACTACAGCAGCAAGCTGCCGACGCTGAAGAGGCGcctggtggtgctgctgctggagagtCGCAAGGCATCTCGCAGATGA
- the bub1 gene encoding mitotic checkpoint serine/threonine-protein kinase BUB1 isoform X1 — translation MDVATYLQCFQSSLSSYTGDDPLDQWIKFVEYMEQRLPADCGSGMSQVFDSLVEKFLDVERYANDIRYVNHCIKCASYYSEPIALYNYIFSKGVGTRTAALYVAWAQQFEQKGLNDQADVVYQKALENQAQPAETVHHEYRQFQTRTRSQTAATAGGRNPLQDSQLTNQMSSHREPAAQSKASVDCVSKSPTYTIIVSRSETSGATSSSQGFSVQTVSAYMTEELVCEGSELCFEEVRAEKYFYKLREKQEREKREITEKRLREQEEGILSIKCRLEEINQNLAACGDLSSQPSSQRLSAVETAASLNPHPTQQPFGRPGPSNYPSSRHSLGLRLHTEPTFIQRASAVPELVQQHSHTRTPDINTLSSEVSYHPSALSDRSLHSPKTTSASTDQASVIQASSAQLPVSFEQMNLSLHRPAGISAANADVPFQDDRLQRSSLENRQPQEHITPHQDVSLPAEPEEKLDVSHGGTANVSHITPNNSLGFVQATPSRVLPSPTVNTREALGVIMDMFQAPTLTEDLFNNTSVLHTAEEFDAGSPRNGGASSFTKPPTTTPFTIFQDNSDKENCSAAAPAAAEKRKPIRALAEIPLSKPDKPNETPSYLMPDESTMWGARYNSLNSLAACPNSTTDFAMLAQFVSTPFTHKTPSSSNFYQDQENNCDSGDADDDAFIRRQTKKLSPIMEYSPPDETGVSQLVPSTATQGTIVGEGLAAAQHCLTTSSITMAQPPPPAVLSFRDQTLCPTNSSIARTTGPGWEVYTSPEQPPKPASLTSHNPESSVRPSSEPFTIMEDLDKPTSPERARKPAYDVPMSPECAPKPDWLIVRSPEVRGELDLDAFLSPCRLKKADTVPTESLDIPMSPQQQQPQLCADVPMSPVQPQFSTVDEPMMSPGRGLSLRADVSMNPTTPRAARTGSTQQVSDPWDNALISNLLSTLSPPLTSHPHCITWQCSIPNITPKMTISMGKASLRVDCVLGEGAFATVYQATDPMTSEKMVLKVQKPANPWEFYINTQLDARLQPGIRHLYSSTHSAHFFNNGSVLLGKLHNYGTLLNAVNIYKTLSDKVMPQPLVMYFTICILHMVEQLHSIRIIHADVKPDNFMLGERFLENNCFDSESVDHGLVLIDLGQSIDMELFPEGTAFTAKCLTSGFQCTEMLSGKPWNYQTDYFGIAGTVYCMLFGTYMEVVNEDGVWKTNGVFRRNPHSDLWLEFFHTMLNVPDCGSLPSLQSLRCKLTSVLQQNYSSKLPTLKRRLVVLLLESRKASRR, via the exons GCAGTTTGAACAGAAAGGACTAAATGATCAGGCTGATGTAGTGTACCAGAAAGCACTGGAAAACCAAGCCCAGCCAGCCGAGACCGTGCACCATGAATACAG GCAGTTTCAAACGAGAACCAGAAGCCAGACAGCAGCAACAG CAGGAGGTCGAAACCCTTTGCAGGACTCCCAGTTAACCAATCAGATGTCATCCCATAGAGAGCCCGCTGCTCAGAgcaag GCGTCTGTGGATTGTGTGTCCAAATCACCTACATACACCATAAT agtctCCCGCTCCGAGACTTCAGGGGCAACTTCCTCCAGTCAAGGCTTCAGCGTTCAGACCGTGTCGGCGTACATGACAGAAGAACTCGTGTGCGAAGGATCCGAATTATGCTTCGAGGAGGTCCGAGCGGAAAAGTACTTCTATAAGCTCAGAGAGAAGCAGGAACGGGAGAAGAGAGAAATCA CGGAGAAGAGACTAagggagcaggaggagggcATCCTGAGCATTAAATGTAGGTTGGAGGAAATTAATCAGAATCTCGCAGCCTGTGGAGATTTAAGCAGCCAGCCTTCATCACAGAGG CTCTCTGCAGTAGAAACAGCTGCTAGTCTGAACCCTCATCCTACCCAGCAACCCTTCGGACGTCCTGGACCTTCAAACTATCCGAGCAGCAGGCACTCTCTCGGCTTGAGGTTACACACGGAGCCGACCTTCATTCAAAGGGCCAGCGCCGTCCCCGAACTTGTTCAACAGCACAGCCACACCAGGACACCGGACATAAACACTCTGAGCTCAGAGGTATCTTATCATCCCTCGGCGCTGTCTGACAGGAGCCTTCATTCGCCCAAAACAACCTCAGCGTCAACAGATCAAGCGTCCGTCATCCAGGCCTCATCAGCTCAGCTGCCTGTGAGCTTCGAGCAGATGAACCTGTCGCTCCACAGACCGGCTGGTATCTCCGCCGCGAACGCCGACGTTCCCTTCCAGGACGATCGACTTCAGCGCAGCAGCTTGGAGAACCGTCAACCCCAGGAGCACATCACCCCGCATCA GGATGTGAGTCTTCCAGCAGAGCCTGAGGAGAAACTTGATG TGTCACACGGAGGTACGGCCAACGTGTCTCACATCACTCCTAACAATTCACTGGGGTTTGTTCAGGCCACACCGTCAAGGGTGCTACCGTCACCCACTGTCAACACACGGGAAGCACTGG GTGTGATCATGGACATGTTCCAGGCCCCGACTCTTACAGAAGACTTGTTCAACAACACGTCAGTGCTCCACACCGCTGAGGAGTTTGATGCTGGATCTCCAAGAAACG GAGGCGCCTCCTCGTTCACCAAACCTCCCACCACAACCCCGTTCACTATCTTCCAGGACAACAGTGACAAAGAAAACTGCAG tgctgctgctcctgctgcggCGGAGAAGCGTAAACCAATCAGAGCTCTGGCTGAAATCCCGCTGTCTAAACCAGACAAACCTAAC GAGACTCCTTCATATCTGATGCCGGACGAGAGCACCATGTGGGGAGCTCGCTACAACTCCCTCAACTCGCTGGCTGCTTGTCCCAACAGCACCACAGACTTCGCCATGTTGGCCCAGTTTGTTTCCACTCCGTTCACACACAAAACTCCTTCCAGCAGCAACTTTTACCAGGATCAAG agAACAACTGCGATAGCGGAGACGCTGATGATGACGCCTTTATCAGACGTCAAACCAAGAAACTCAG CCCCATCATGGAGTACAGTCCTCCTGATGAGACGGGCGTCAGTCAGCTCGTCCCCTCAACAGCGACACAAGGCACCATCGTGGGTGAAGGGCTCGCCGCAGCTCAACACTGCTTgaccacctcctccatcaccatggcgcagcctcctcctccagctgttcTGTCCTTCAGAGACCAGACACTCTGTCCCACCAACTCGTCCATCGCCAGGACAACAGGACCCGGCTGGGAAGTGTACACGAGCCCTGAGCAGCCTCCTAAACCGGCCTCTCTGACCTCGCATAACCCTGAGAGTTCAGTCAGACCCAGTAGTGAACCTTTTACAATCATGGAAGATTTAGATAAACCCACCAGCCCAGAACGTGCCCGCAAACCAGCCTATGATGTTCCCATGAGCCCAGAGTGCGCTCCCAAACCAGACTGGCTGATTGTCAGAAGCCCTGAGGTCAGAGGCGAGCTGGACTTGGACGCCTTCCTGAGTCCATGCAGGCTCAAGAAAGCAGACACCGTCCCCACCGAGAGCCTGGACATCCCCATGAgtccgcagcagcagcagccgcagctCTGTGCCGATGTGCCCATGAGCCCGGTACAGCCACAGTTCAGCACTGTGGACGAACCCATGATGAGTCCAGGCAGAGGCCTGAGTCTCCGCGCTGACGTTTCCATGAACCCAACAACACCCAGGGCAGCCAGGACGGGAAGCACCCAGCAGGTGTCCGACCCCTGGGACAATGCACTGATCTCTAATCTGCTGTCAACACTGTCCCCGCCTCTCACCTCTCACCCTCACTGCATCACCTGGCAGTGCAGCATACCCAACATCACCCCCAAGATGACCATCAGCATGG GAAAGGCGTCCCTGCGAGTAGACTGCGTCCTCGGAGAAGGTGCTTTCGCCACCGTTTACCAGGCGACTGACCCCATGACATCAGAGAAGATGGTTTTGAAG GTTCAGAAACCAGCGAATCCCTGGGAGTTCTACATCAACACTCAGCTGGACGCCCGGCTGCAGCCCGGCATCCGTCACCTCTACAGCAGCACCCACTCCGCTCACTTCTTCAACAACGGCAGCGTGCTGCTCGGCAAGCTGCACAACTACGGCACTCTGCTG AACGCAGTGAACATCTATAAAACCCTGAGCGATAAGGTGATGCCTCAGCCTCTGGTCATGTACTTCACCATCTGTATTCTGCACATGGTGGAGCAGCTGCACAGCATCCGAATCATCCACGCTGACGTCAAACCTGACAACTTTATGCTGGGAGAGAG gtTCTTGGAGAACAATTGCTTCGATTCGGAGAGCGTGGACCACGGCCTCGTCCTGATCGACCTCGGACAGAGCATCGACATGGAGCTCTTCCCAGAAGGCACCGCTTTCACCGCCAAGTGTTTGACGTCAGGCTTCCAATGTACCGAGATGCTCAGCGGGAAACCGTGGAACTATCAG ACGGACTACTTTGGAATCGCAGGGACGGTCTACTGCATGCTGTTTGGGACGTACATGGAGGTCGTTAACGAAGACGGCGTGTGGAAGACAAACGGTGTATTTAGAAG AAACCCCCACAGCGACTTGTGGCTAGAGTTCTTCCACACGATGCTGAACGTACCGGACTGCGGTTCTCTGCCGAGCCTGCAGAGCCTCCGCTGCAAACTGACGTCCGTCCTGCAGCAGAACTACAGCAGCAAGCTGCCGACGCTGAAGAGGCGcctggtggtgctgctgctggagagtCGCAAGGCATCTCGCAGATGA